The Acidobacteriota bacterium genomic sequence TGCCGTGGCGGACGACGAGCCACTCGAAGAGCATCCCGAACATCGTCCACGCGGAAGCCGCGCCGGAGGGAAAGAGTGGATTGAGCGTCGCAGGCTGCGAGAAGTCGTGCCGGACGATCGTCGTCGCGGTGTCGGCCCGTTGCCGCTCGGTGACCGGGTACAACTCGTGCAACGACGGCGGATCGACGAGAGGATCGGCCAACGGGTCGTAGTCGCCGCCGGTCTCGACCACGGGAAGCGGATGGCCGCAGGCGCCGGCCAGCAGGCCGGCCGCCACTGCCAGCCACCGCGCCCGGGCCTTCACGCGTTGCGCTTGATGTCCCGGAACGGGCCCTGGTCGGCGCGGTACCCCTTCGGCATCCCCAGCACGCGCTCGGAGATGATGTTGCGCTGGATCTCGTCCGTGCCGCCGGCGATCGAGATCGCCGGCACCGAGACGAGGACTTCCGCGATGATCCCGTCCGCGGCGGAGTCGGACCCGCTCAGCAGGGCGTCGGCGCCCGAGATCATCGTGTGGACGTGGGAAGCCTGGCGCGCGATGACGCTCGCCGCGAGCTTGCCGATCGACCCGGCGGGGATGATCTCCGTGGTGCCGGCTTTGCGCTTGGCCTCCGCGCCGTCGGAGGCGAGCCTCGCCCCGGTGTACAGGCAGATCAGCTTCGCGATCTCCTGCCGCGTCGCCGGATCGTTGATCGCGCCGGTCTCCCGGGCGCGGGGCAGGACGAGATCCACCCGGCCCTCGCGTTGTGGATACCAGGTGTAGGGCTCGGTCGCGATCCGGAGTTCCTCTTCGTACTCCGCGTAGATGGGCCCCTGTTTCCGCCCGTCAAGCGAGGATCCCCGGACCCGGCGGCTGAAGCCGCGACGTTCGAAGGAGAGCGTTGTCTTCGCCACGTGCCAGCCGTTGCCCTCGCCGCCGATCAGGTCCTCGGGCGCCACGACGGCATTCGTCATGAAGACCTCGTTGAACGACTGGTGGCCGTTCATCTGCCTGAGCGGCCGCGCCTCGACACCGGGCTGGCGCATGTCGAGCAGGAAGTAGCTGATCCCCTGGTGCTTCGGCACGTCCCAGTCGGTGCGCGCGACGAGCAGGCCGAAGTCCGCGTGGTGCGCGCTCGTGTTCCAGACCTTCTGGCCGTTGACGATCCACTTCCCGCCCTTGAACTCGGCCCGGGTGCTGAGGCCCGCTAGGTCGGAGCCGCTGCCCGGCTCGCTGAAGAGCTGGCACCAGGTGTGCTCGCCGGTCAGGATGGGTCGCAGGAAGCGCCGCTTCTGGTCGTCCGATCCGCAGGCCAGGATCGTCTCGGAAGCCAGCCCTCGCGGGCCGACCTGAGCGGCCGGAACCACGTCCCTCTCCCTGAAGACTTCGTTGACGACCATGGTCTGGTCGAGCGTGAAGCCGCGTCCGTACCACTCCTCGGGCCAGTGCGGCGCCGCCCAGCCGCCTTCGAGCAGGATCTCCCGCCACTCGATCAGGGGACGGTCGACGCGCCACTTCTCGTCGAGCCAGGCCGAAACCTCGCGCCGGATCCCCTCAGGAGTCATGCCGCGCCCTCCAGCATCGTCATCATCCGTTCCCGGTGGATCGCCGGCGTGCCGAACAGCACCTCGGAACCCTTGGCCCGCTTGAACCAGAGGTGGGTGTCGTTCTCCCAGGTGAAGCCGATCCCGCCCCGCAACTGGATACCGGCTCTCGCGGCGCTCATGTAGGCGTCGGCGGCTGCCGCCTTCGCCATGCTGGCGGCGTAGGGCTCCCCCTCGCCGGCGCTGAGGCAGCGCGCCGAGTGGTGGGTGAGCGCCCGGGCGATCTCGATCTCGAGCAGCAGATCGGCGCAGCGGTGCTTGAGCGCCTGGAAGGAGCCGATCGGCCGGCCGAACTGGTAACGCTCCTTCGTGTAGTTCACCGTGGTCTCGAAGAGATGCTGCGCGCCGCCGATCATCTCGTGGGCAAGAGCGGAGCAGATCCGGTCCCAGATCCGATCCAGGGCGTCGCCGGTCACATCGCCGACGCGGCGGGCCGGAACGTCGGTGAACACGACCCGGGACAGCTTGCGGGTCGGATCGACGACCTGGAGAGGCTCGACCGAGAGACCGGATGCGCCGGCTTCGACCGCGTGAAGCCCGAGTCCGCCGGCGCCGCTTGCTGTGACCAGCAGCAGGTCGGCGACGTGGGCATCGACGGCCATCCCGGCCGTCCCGGACAGCTTCCCGTCCTCCGCCGCGCGGATCGACCCGCCGACGCCGGCCGGACCGTTCAGGTCGTCGAGCACCAGGGTGGCGATCGTCGAGCCGTTGGCTATGCCCGGCAGCAGCGCCTGCCGCTCCGACTCGCTCGCCGCCTCGAGCAGCGCGGTCCCGGCCATCACCGCCGAAGCGAACCAGGGACCGCAGAACAGCGTCCGCCCCATCTCCTCTGCGACGATGCCGAGTTCGACCGCGCCGCCGCCGGCGCCGCCAAAGGCCTCCGGGACGTGGACGCCGGCCAGCCCGGCGTCGCCGCAGAGTTCCTGCCAGACCGCCTCGTCGTAGCCCCGATCCGAGGCCATCTGCTCGCGGACGGCCGTCGCCGGCGACTTGTCGCGCAAGGCGCGCGACACGACGTCGCGGAGAAGGTTCTGCTCCTTCGAGAACTCCGTCTGCACGCTACCTCCTGTCGCCACGCATCAGCCTGGGTCCGCAGCGTACCCGAGGGGGATAGAGTCGCGATGGCCCCGGAGCCAGCATCTCCTGAGTGACCAGCCACCACTTTACTCGCGCCAGGCCAGGCATGACAGAGTCCAGCCCCTTGAATTCGAGAACCGACGGCCAGGCCGCGAGGCGACCACGCCGTACCCAGGCCGAACGGCGGGCCGAGTCGGAACGCGAGATTCTGCGCGCGGCCGCGACGCTGTTCGGCCGCCAGGGCTACATCGCAACGACGCTGGAGCAGATCGGCAAGGAAGCCGGGTACTCGAGCGCCCTCGTATCGCTCCGCTACGGCTCCAAGGAAGGGATCGTCGAGGCGATCGTCGATCGCTCCCAGACCAGGGCGAGCGACGCTGTCTTCGAACCGGAAGAGGGCGTGACCGGCATGGCCGCCCTGAACCGCATCTTCACCGGCTACTCGGAACTGCTCCGTGACGCCGAGCAGTGGATGCGCGCGCTGTTCATGCTGATGACGGACTCGCTCGGGCCCCTGGATCGGAAGATCGACCTGTTTCGCGCCGCCAACGACCGCTTCGCCGCCGCCATCGAGCAGGCCGTTCACGAAGGGCAGGAGGCCGGCGAGATCCGGACCGATGTCGATTCGACCGGGACGGCGTTCGAGATTCTCGCTTCGATCAGAGGCACGACGCTCCTCTGGCTGCTCGACCCGGAGAAGATCGATCTCGTCGCGGCCGTCGAGGATCTCCGCGCGAGCGTCGAGGACCGACTGTCGACCTGAGCAGGCGACGCCTCCTCGGGCGTCAAGCTTCAGTCCGCTTCCGGCTCGAGCTTGTCCTGAGTCTTCGTCTGGAAGTCGGCCGCGCCGTGACGCTCGCGTAGCTGGGTTTCCGGCGGTCCCCACGCGCGGTTCACCATCCGGCCGCGCTTCACGGCCGGACGCTTGGCGATCTCGCGGCCCCACCGGTTCACGTTCTCGTAACTCTGTCCCTCGATGAACTCGCCGGCCTCGTACAGATGACCGGCGGCCAGCGCGCCGTACCAGGGCCAGATCGCCATGTCGGCGATGGAGTACTCGTCCCCCGCCATGTAGCGGGCGTCCGCCAGGTGACGGTCGAGCACGTCGAGCTGACGCTTCACTTCCATCGTGAACCGGTCGATCGCGTACTCGATCTTCTCAGGCGCGTAGGCATAGAAGTGGCCGAAGCCGCCGCCCAGGTAGGGCGCGCTCCCCATCTGCCAGAACAGCCAGGACAGGCACTCCGTTCGGGGGCCATGTTCCCGCGGCAGGAAGTCGCCGAACTTCTCAGCCAGGTAGATGAGGATGGCTCCCGATTCGAAGACGCGGGTGGGCGGCTCCGTGCCGTGGTCGACGAGCGCCGGGATCTTGGAGTTCGGGTTCGCCGCAACGAAGCCGCTCGAGAACTGGGCGCCGTCGCCGATGTTGATCAGGTAGGCGTCGTACTCCGCGTCGCGACCAAGCTCCAGGAGCTCCTCGAGCATCACCGTGACCTTCACTCCGTTCGGAGTGGCGAGCGAGTAGAGCTGAAGCGGATGCTCGCCCACCGGCAGCTCCGCGTCGTGCGTTGGGCCGGCGATCGGCCGGTTGATCTTGGCGAAGCGGCCACCGCTCTCGGTGTCCCACTTCCAGACCTTGGGCGGGGTGTACTGCGAGTCGTTCATGGCAGTGCCTCGTGAAGACGGTGGTGCACCCTGGAGGAGTCGAACCCCCAACCTTTGGATCCGTAGTCCAACGCTCTATCCAGTTGAGCTAAGGGTGCATTTCAGGCCGCCGCACCGAGCGAGTGCGGAACCCTAGCAGCTTGCCGATGAGAAGGGGAGCGGCGCCGGCTCCTAGCCGGAGAGGTCGATGAAGCGGTCGCACTGGGCCCGCACCAGCGCGTCGCCTCCAGCACCCCCGAGACCGATCACGGTCACGCCGTTCTGTTGCAGCTTGGCGACCAGAGGCAGCATCTGCACCGACGTCGCGCCCAGCACCACCGTGCCCACGCCGCGCTTCGTGTAGCAGAGTTCCAGAGCATCCACGACGATCCGCACCGCGGCGGAGCAACCGCGCACTTCCGTGCCCGAGGGCACGTCGACGACTTCGACCCCTCCGCCGTGGAGCGCCTTGCGATCGAGTCGCTCGTCGCTCGCATCGGCATAGACGCGGCGCAGGACGAGCTGTCCGAGTTCGCCGTCCAGCCGGGCGAGCAGCCCCTCCGTATCGAGCTCCGACTCGCCCTCCAGGCTGCGCTCCAACCCGCCGAGGTCGAGAAGTGCGGCCGCGCGGCCCGCTTTGCCGGACCTCGCTGCCGGCGGGGTGGCGCCGCCGCGGCGCCCGCCGCGGCGCCGACGCCGGCGTCGTTTTGCCGGTGCGGGTGCCGCGGCCTCAGCGGCCTCCGTGGCTTCAGCGGCCTCTGTGGCCTCCGCGGCCTCCGTGGCCTCCGTGGTCACCTGGGCCTCCGTCATCGCCTGGGCCGGCTCCGCCGGTTCGGTCGCCGCCTCCAGCGCGGCGGACACGGCGGGCTCTACGGGTTCCGCCGGCGCGGCGTCCTCAGCCGCCGCCTTTGAGCTGCCTTCCTTAGCCTCCTCGGGCTGGTCCTCGCTCTCGGCGCTTACTGCTGCCTGTCGCGCAGGTTCACGGCTCTCCTCCGCCGCCGGTCTCCGCCACCAGGGATTCACTCTCTCTTCCCCCTATCGGAAGTCCTGTTCGGGGTGCTCCGGCGCGGGCTGAAACCGGCGCCGACACCCTGCTCGTCGCCGCTGCGGGATTGTATAGTCCGGGCAGTGCCCGTGGACGCGCTCCCGTATCGGTACCTGGCCGTCGACGGACCGATCGGCGTAGGCAAAACGACCCTGGTCGAGATGCTCGCGCAACGCTTCGAGGGGGTGAAGATCCTCGAAGACGTGGATAACCCGTTCCTCGAGGCGTTCTACCGCGACCGGCCCGGCACCGCCTTCCAGACCGAGCTCTACTTCCTGCTGACGCGCTACAAGCAGCAGCTCGACCTGGCCCAGGAAGAGCTGTTCGAGCCGGTACGCCTCGCCGACTACACCTTCGCGAAGAGCAGGCTGTTCGCCTACCTGAACCTGACGGACGGCGACCTGATGCTGTTCGAGAAGCTCTACGATCTGCTCGAGCCGCAGTTGAGCCAACCGGACCTGCTGATCTTCCTGACCGCCGACATCGACACCTGCATGGCGCGGATTCACAAGCGCCGCCGCGCCATCGAGCAGAACATCTCGGCCGACTACCTGGGCGAGCTGATCGAGGCCTACAATCACCACTACTACCACTACGATGGGTCGCCCCTGCTCGTCGTCGACAGCCGCAATCTGGACTTCGAGCACAAGCCGACCGACTTCGAGGAGCTGCTTCACCACATCTCGCGGCAGATCCGCGGTACCGAGTACTTCGTGCCCGCGCGCAGCACCTGAGACCCAAATGAAATGACCACTCCAGAGCCTCTAGTCATCGCCGGCCGCGAGTTCCATTCGCGCCTCATTCTCGGCACCGGCAAGTACAGCGACGAACAGGTGATGGTCGACGCCTTCGACGCCTCGGCTACCGAGATGGTCACGGTGGCCCTGCGGCGCGTCAACCTCGACGACCTGGGCAAGGGCTCCCTGATCGACCACATCGACCAGGACCGCTACCTGCTGCTGCCCAACACCGCCGCCTGCTACACCGCCGACGACGCGGTGCGGACAGCGCGGCTGGCGCGCGAGCTGGGCGGCTGGAACTGGGTCAAGCTGGAGGTGATCGGCGACGAGAAGACCCTCTTCCCGGACAACGAGGAACTGCTTGCGGCAACCCGCGAGCTGGTCGCCGACGACTTCATCGTGCTTCCCTACACGACGGACGATCCGATCACCTGCCGCAAGCTCGAGGACCTCGGCGCGGCGGCCGTGATGCCGCTTGCGGCGCCGATCGGCTCGGGGATGGGCATCCGCAATCCAGCGAATCTGCGGATCATCGTCGAGCAGGCGAACGTACCGGTCATCGTGGACGCCGGCGTCGGCACCGCGAGCGACGCCGCCCTGGCGATGGAGCTGGGCGCGGACGGCGTGCTGATGAACACAGGCGTCGCCGGCGCCCGGGATCCGGTACGGATGGCCCGGGCGATGAAGCTGGCCGTCGAGGCCGGCTGGCTGGCGGCCAACGCCGGCCGCATCCCGAAGAAGCTGTACGCGACGGCGTCGTCGCCTGCGGAGGGCGTGTTGGGCTAAGGCCACGGCCTAGCCCCGCCTAGTGACCCGGGTCTTCTGACCCGGGCACCGCAAGAGCGCCGTCAGGGGCGCGCTAGAAAGGGATCCGGCTCTCGGCGTCGGCCGAGCGGGGATCGTCGGTGTCGCCGCGACGGAGGCGCAGCAGACCGGCGTGGGCGATCATCGCCGCGTTGTCTCCGCAGTAGCGAAGCGGGACGAGCAGCACGTCCGCGCCGCGGCGCTCGCCCCAGAGGGCGACCTCCCGCCGCAGCAGGCGGTTCGCCGCCACGCCGCCCGAGACGGAGAGCCGCTCCACCGGCCGCTCGTCGCTGAGCCGGTCCAGGCGGTCGATCAACTGCGCAACCGCGGCGCGCCGGAAACCCGCGAGGAGATCGAGCACGTCCCGCGGCCAGGACTCGTCGTCGCGCTCGGTACCCGCAGGGTCGGGACCGCCCACTGGGTGCGCCGGCGTCCTCGCCGGCTCCGCTTTGGCGGCCGGCTCATCTCCGTAGCCGTCGATCTCGCCAAGCGCGCGCAGCGCCTGGCTCTTCAGTCCGGAGTACGAGAACGCCAGCTCGTCGGACTTGATCCTGGCCACGCGGAACGGCTGGGCCGCCGGATCGCCGAGCTCGGCCAGCCGATCGACCTCGGCGCCGGCCGGGAAGGGCAGGCCGACACGGTGGCCGATCTTGTCGAAGGCCTCGCCGATCGCGTCGTCCCGGGTCTCGGCGAGGCTGGTCACGGCGCCGGACGGACCGTCGACGGCGAGCAGGCTGGTGTGGCCGCCGGACACGACCAGGCCGACCATCGACTCGGGTACCGACCGGCTCGCGCCGTCGGTCCGGAGCAGGGGCGAGAAGAGGTGGCCCTCCAGGTGATGCACCGCAAGGAAGGGCACGCCGAGCGAGTAGCTGATCGCCTTGCCGAGAGAGAGCCCGACGAGAAGCGAGCCCACCAGGCCGGGCCCGCGCGTCGCCGCGACGGCGCCGACATCGGACCAGTCCACGCCCGCTTCCTGAAGCGCCGCGGCCGACACCCCGGGCCAGTTGCGGAGGTGTTCCCGAGACGCCGCCTCGGGTACCACGCCGCCGAACGGACGGTGTACGTCCAGTTGGCTGGAGACCACGGACGAAAGCACACGACCCTCCGCGTCGAGCACCGCGCAGGCGGTGTCGTCG encodes the following:
- a CDS encoding acyl-CoA dehydrogenase family protein, producing MTPEGIRREVSAWLDEKWRVDRPLIEWREILLEGGWAAPHWPEEWYGRGFTLDQTMVVNEVFRERDVVPAAQVGPRGLASETILACGSDDQKRRFLRPILTGEHTWCQLFSEPGSGSDLAGLSTRAEFKGGKWIVNGQKVWNTSAHHADFGLLVARTDWDVPKHQGISYFLLDMRQPGVEARPLRQMNGHQSFNEVFMTNAVVAPEDLIGGEGNGWHVAKTTLSFERRGFSRRVRGSSLDGRKQGPIYAEYEEELRIATEPYTWYPQREGRVDLVLPRARETGAINDPATRQEIAKLICLYTGARLASDGAEAKRKAGTTEIIPAGSIGKLAASVIARQASHVHTMISGADALLSGSDSAADGIIAEVLVSVPAISIAGGTDEIQRNIISERVLGMPKGYRADQGPFRDIKRNA
- a CDS encoding acyl-CoA/acyl-ACP dehydrogenase — translated: MQTEFSKEQNLLRDVVSRALRDKSPATAVREQMASDRGYDEAVWQELCGDAGLAGVHVPEAFGGAGGGAVELGIVAEEMGRTLFCGPWFASAVMAGTALLEAASESERQALLPGIANGSTIATLVLDDLNGPAGVGGSIRAAEDGKLSGTAGMAVDAHVADLLLVTASGAGGLGLHAVEAGASGLSVEPLQVVDPTRKLSRVVFTDVPARRVGDVTGDALDRIWDRICSALAHEMIGGAQHLFETTVNYTKERYQFGRPIGSFQALKHRCADLLLEIEIARALTHHSARCLSAGEGEPYAASMAKAAAADAYMSAARAGIQLRGGIGFTWENDTHLWFKRAKGSEVLFGTPAIHRERMMTMLEGAA
- a CDS encoding TetR/AcrR family transcriptional regulator; the protein is MNSRTDGQAARRPRRTQAERRAESEREILRAAATLFGRQGYIATTLEQIGKEAGYSSALVSLRYGSKEGIVEAIVDRSQTRASDAVFEPEEGVTGMAALNRIFTGYSELLRDAEQWMRALFMLMTDSLGPLDRKIDLFRAANDRFAAAIEQAVHEGQEAGEIRTDVDSTGTAFEILASIRGTTLLWLLDPEKIDLVAAVEDLRASVEDRLST
- the yghU gene encoding glutathione-dependent disulfide-bond oxidoreductase — encoded protein: MNDSQYTPPKVWKWDTESGGRFAKINRPIAGPTHDAELPVGEHPLQLYSLATPNGVKVTVMLEELLELGRDAEYDAYLINIGDGAQFSSGFVAANPNSKIPALVDHGTEPPTRVFESGAILIYLAEKFGDFLPREHGPRTECLSWLFWQMGSAPYLGGGFGHFYAYAPEKIEYAIDRFTMEVKRQLDVLDRHLADARYMAGDEYSIADMAIWPWYGALAAGHLYEAGEFIEGQSYENVNRWGREIAKRPAVKRGRMVNRAWGPPETQLRERHGAADFQTKTQDKLEPEAD
- a CDS encoding NYN domain-containing protein; translation: MSAALEAATEPAEPAQAMTEAQVTTEATEAAEATEAAEATEAAEAAAPAPAKRRRRRRRGGRRGGATPPAARSGKAGRAAALLDLGGLERSLEGESELDTEGLLARLDGELGQLVLRRVYADASDERLDRKALHGGGVEVVDVPSGTEVRGCSAAVRIVVDALELCYTKRGVGTVVLGATSVQMLPLVAKLQQNGVTVIGLGGAGGDALVRAQCDRFIDLSG
- a CDS encoding deoxynucleoside kinase, whose translation is MDALPYRYLAVDGPIGVGKTTLVEMLAQRFEGVKILEDVDNPFLEAFYRDRPGTAFQTELYFLLTRYKQQLDLAQEELFEPVRLADYTFAKSRLFAYLNLTDGDLMLFEKLYDLLEPQLSQPDLLIFLTADIDTCMARIHKRRRAIEQNISADYLGELIEAYNHHYYHYDGSPLLVVDSRNLDFEHKPTDFEELLHHISRQIRGTEYFVPARST
- a CDS encoding thiazole synthase, whose protein sequence is MTTPEPLVIAGREFHSRLILGTGKYSDEQVMVDAFDASATEMVTVALRRVNLDDLGKGSLIDHIDQDRYLLLPNTAACYTADDAVRTARLARELGGWNWVKLEVIGDEKTLFPDNEELLAATRELVADDFIVLPYTTDDPITCRKLEDLGAAAVMPLAAPIGSGMGIRNPANLRIIVEQANVPVIVDAGVGTASDAALAMELGADGVLMNTGVAGARDPVRMARAMKLAVEAGWLAANAGRIPKKLYATASSPAEGVLG
- a CDS encoding tRNA (adenosine(37)-N6)-threonylcarbamoyltransferase complex transferase subunit TsaD → MSKANGAATPFEGFVLGIETSCDDTACAVLDAEGRVLSSVVSSQLDVHRPFGGVVPEAASREHLRNWPGVSAAALQEAGVDWSDVGAVAATRGPGLVGSLLVGLSLGKAISYSLGVPFLAVHHLEGHLFSPLLRTDGASRSVPESMVGLVVSGGHTSLLAVDGPSGAVTSLAETRDDAIGEAFDKIGHRVGLPFPAGAEVDRLAELGDPAAQPFRVARIKSDELAFSYSGLKSQALRALGEIDGYGDEPAAKAEPARTPAHPVGGPDPAGTERDDESWPRDVLDLLAGFRRAAVAQLIDRLDRLSDERPVERLSVSGGVAANRLLRREVALWGERRGADVLLVPLRYCGDNAAMIAHAGLLRLRRGDTDDPRSADAESRIPF